CGGTGATCTCGCTGTCGTCGTAGGCGTCCCGTAGATCGCCGGTCTCGTTGAGCGTCTCGGCCATGAACGCGCCGCGGGCCTCGAGGTCGGTTCGGTCGGCTTCGAGTCGCGCTTGGCGCTCCTCTAGTTCGGCGGCGTCGGCTTCGAGTTCGCCGGCGTCTTCCTCGAGAGCCTCGCCGCGTGCTTCGAGGGCCTCGCCCTCGGATGCCAGTTCCTCGCCCTGAGCTTCGAGTCGCTGGCGTCGCTCGTCGAGGGCCTCGCCGCGCGCGTCGAGGGCCTCGGACCGCGTTTCCAGTTCGTCGGCACGTTCCCCGCGGATCGCGGCGGTGGCGACGACGTCAGCCAGATCACCGAACGGCTCGTCGGCGAGCGTTCCGTTTATCGTCTCGTTCTCGCGAAACGCCGCCTGCAGTTCGAGGCTCGCGATCAGCGATTCCTTCGAGAGGGCGTTTTCCTCGCGAACGATCAACTGGGCCGTCGTGGTGTTCTCCTCGGCACCGTAGTGCTCGTCGATGTAGGCCTGTTTGTCGGCCTCCACACTGTCGGTCTGGAACTGGTCGAGCGACGAGGACTGAGCGAGTCCGCCGACGCCGCTCCCGATCAGGAGCGTGAAGACCAGGAAGACGGCGACGACGAGTCGACTGCGTCCCGTGACGAGATCGATCAGGCGGTCTGCCGCGCGCACGCGCTCACCTCGCTACGGGATTCCTGCCACATCTGTGTCTATACGATCCTACAGACAGGACACGTATAACTATTTCGAGAGTACATCGAACCGACTCATAAGTACGTAGAGTCGATGAGATGCCCGTATCGGAAGAGTTACTGATACATTCCGAGGGGTTTGGCCTGCGTGCTCTCGTCCTCGCCGGCCTGTCGCATCCGCTCTGCGAGCTGTTCGCGCTGCTCGCGGATCTGTTCGGCCTGTTCGACGAGCTGGTCCACCTCGGCTTCGATCTCGGTGATCGGACCGATCCCGCCCTGAATCAGCGCGCGTGCAGCCTCGGGATCGGGGAACTGCGGATCGGTCTCGACGACCAGCCCCACGCTGTCGGAGTCCGTTTCGACCGCCCGATTGAGCAACGCGCCGGTCGGACCGCTGATGAAGCCCGTCTCGCGCGGGGGGACGATCCCCGCCCGGTCGAGGTGTGTACTCGCCTCGCCGGTCGCGACACCATACACCTCCGGGGAGCCGTCCTTCTCGGTCGGAAAGCCGCTGAGGTAGATCGGCGTCACCGCACGTTCCTCGAACCAGCCCGAGACGCAGGCGGCGAACTCGGGCGCGCCCGATCCCGAGACCGGCACCTCGCTCTGGAGGGCGAGCAGGTCCCGCTCGGGGTCGGCATAGAGCCTGACGGGTGCCTTGAGTTCGTCGTCGTCCTCGTGATACACCCCGATCCGCGGGAGCCCCTCGCAGTGGACGTTCGCGTAGTGGGTCATCGAGAACTGCTCGATCAGGTGATCGACCGCGATCTTGCCGACCAGTCCCACACCCGGTAGCCCCTCGACGAGGAACGGCTCGTCGAGCGAGATCGACTCCTCGCGTACGTCGATGCGTGCCATGCCTGAGCGACGCGGGCCATCTCAATAAAGGGACTGGCGGTCGTCGGTTCGGGCGGGCCGACAGGTCAGAGCGGGCGAATTAGCACGCGTGACTGTTCCTCCTTCGAGCGGGTCGTTGACCGGATGAATCCATCAGAACGGCTATACTCGGTGGTCGTGGATCCGGAGACGAATCAGGATATGGCGACGAATCAACTCGAACACACGGTCGCTGGAATCACGCTCGGCGGGCGCCTCCACGGTGCGAGCGTCTGGGTCGTACTGGCGCTGCGGGTGATCGCGGGAATCGCGTTCGTCCAGAACGGGCTCGGGAAGGTCCTCGGCGGGTTCGACGCACAGGGGTACCTGCTTGGCGCAGGAGCCAGCCCCATCAGCGGCTTTCTCGCATGGATCGCCGCGACCCCTCCGGCGCTCGAAGCGGTGAACGTGCTCGTCGCGTGGGGTGAGCTCTTCATTGGGCTTGGGCTGCTCGTGGGTTTTCTCACCCGACTGGCGGCGTTCTCGGGCGTGTTCATGATGGTGCTGTTCTACCTCGGGAACTGGTCGATCGCGACCGAGGGAACTCTCGTCACTGAGCCCCTGTTGTACCTGCTGGTCTTCCTCGCGCTGGCGGCGTTCGGGGCCGGACGCATCCTCGGGGTGGACCGGATCGTCGAGAACTACGAGGTCGGTGACCAAACGCTCATCGAGCGCCACCCCCACCTCGGAACGTTCCTCGGATAGGGCCTCGGACGACTGCCCCCTCGATTCGCAGCCGAGCGCTGACAGCGGTCGAACCCGGTGCTCACCCGACGAACCGCGCACGTAAATCACGCCGCAGCCAGTAGGCGAGCCCACCGGTGACGGAGGCGATGACGGCACAGCCCACCCCGTAGACGATGGCTACGGCGAAAAACGGGTTGAGACCCCACGCCAGCAGCGCGAGGTCCCCCGACGCGAGTGCGAGGCGAACCCCGATCCCGAAACCGAAGACGATGGCGAAGGCGAGTCCGGCGAATCCGCCGGACCCCGCGCCGTGAAACAAGGCGGCCGCGAGGTCGGGACTGCTCGCCCCGACGACGAGTCCCGCTACCCCGCCGCCGAGCACCCACCCGGACGGGCCGAACGACATCGCCGCGAGGGCGCCGATCACCGACCCGACGAGCGCGCCCACACCCGCGTTCCACCCGACCATTGTTGATCCGATTTCAGGACCGTTCGATAAGTAGTTACTGCCGGTACGAAGCGGTAGGGCCGCTCGTCGGGCCCCGTTGGCCGGACTTGATCGACGACGCCACGCCGTCGCTGTCGGACCGACGTTCGTCCGACCGTCATGAACTCGATCGTCTCGACGGCGGATCCGTTAGTGGTGTACCAAGTATGACATTCATCTACAGGGATGGTGAACAAGAGAGTGTAGAAATGACACTACACATAGTATTACAGACTATTTACATATTATTCAATAGTAGAATGTATAGAATCAAACTAGAATGAACACGGTAACGGTTCCATCGGGGCTCTCCCTCGATACGGTGTTCGGGGTATTGAGCGATCGCCGCAAGCGATACGTACTGTACGCGCTGCGCGGGGCGGAGGGGAACGTGTTGACGGTCGAGCAGTTGACGAGGCGAGTCCGTAAACTGGAGGGGGGGAATCGACGAGGGCGCCCCAAAGCGGATCGCTGAGGACCTCCGAAATCGACACATACCTGAGCTAGTCGCGACGAACGCGGTCGAATACGACGAGCGAAGCGAGACCGCCCGGTATCACAGCGTCCCGTCGCTCGAAGAATGGGTCGAACACGCCGAGTTCAAGGAGGCAAAAGCCCCCGAAGGATAGCGAAACCCACAAGCGAGCCACCGGGCTAGCGGGAAGCGATGGAGGTCCTTTCGCGGTACGAACCGCTCGTCGACGACTTCGAGGCCTTTCTCGCCGCCTGCGAGCGGTCGCTGCCCTCGGTCGTCCGCGTGAACACGATCAAGGCCGGCGTCGAACGGACGAAACGCGCCCTCGAGGCGGAGGACGTCGGCTACCGGGATCGCGACTGGAACCCGACCGTCCTCGAACTCGACACCAACAAGCCGGGCAACACGTGGCCCTATTTCCACGGTTGGATCCACGGTCAGGAGGAGGTCTCCTCGCTGCCGGCGACGGTACTCTCGCCCGACCCCGGCGAGCGGGTACTCGATGCGTGTGCCGCACCAGGGGGCAAAACTGCCCAGATCGCCGCATTGATGGACGACACCGGACTGGTCGTGGCTAACGACAACAACCTCGGGCGCCTGTCGGCGCTTCGCTTCAACGCCGAGCGACTCGGGCTGACGAACGTTGCCGTCACCCGCCAGGACGCCCGGAACTTCTCGCTGAAGCCCGTCGGGCTCGACGCCTTCGATCGCGTGCTCGTCGACGCCCCCTGCTCGTGTGAGGGGATCATCCGCAAGCGCCCCGACACCCTCGACGAGTGGAGCCTCTCGCACGTCGAGGGCGTTTCCGGCGTCCAGAAAGGGATCCTCAAACGGGCGATCCAGGCGACTCGCGAGGGCGGTGTCGTCGTCTACTCGACGTGTACGTTCGCCCCCGAGGAGAACGAGGCCGTGTTGGATCACGCCCTCGAAGAGGAGGACTGCCGGGTCGTCGAGTTCGAGACCCCCCTCGACTCCCGGCCGGGAGTCACCGAGTGGCAGGGAGAAAGGTACCACGAATCGGTCGCGAAAGCACGACGATACTACCCGCATCACAACGACACTGGTGGCTTTTTCTGTGCGAAACTGGAGGTGACGGGATGAGCAATTCGGGCCAGCGCTTCGACCGGCTCCCCGAAACCGACGAGGAGCGCGACCTCGACGGGCGAGCCACCCGCGAGGAAGTCGTCGAGTGGTGGGACGAGCGCTTCGGGATCGGCTCCGAGAAGTTCGCAGAGCACACCTTCTGGGAGAAAGGCGCGGGCAAGATCTGGATCTTCCATGACGAGGTCCCCTCGCCCACCGAGATCGAAGGGCTGGGGATGAAGTTCCTCAGGACCCGCCAGGAGCACTGGAAGCCGACGACCAACGCCGTCCAGCGCTTCGGTCGGGGCGCGACGCGAAACGTGATCGACCTCGACCCCGAGCAAGCGATGGCGTTCGTCCGCGGCGAGGATCAGGAGATCGAGTGGGACGGCGACTGGGGCTATCTGATCGCCGCCCACGAGATCGCCGGCGAGCGAGAACCGCTCGGTGTGGGGCTGTATCTCCACGGCGAGTTGCGCTCGGTAGTACCGAAGGGGCGGCGGCGCGAGGACTGAGCACCCGTCTTCGGGACGCCAACTCCGGACGGAGGCGATCCCGGCCAGTGGATTCTTATCATCAAAGTCGCATACGAGGACATGGCCATCGATCAGTGGAACGCAGAGACGACACCGGTGCAGACGGCGATTCTGGCGATGGTCACATGGGCCGTCGTGACGATGGTCCTGTCATACGTGTTCGGGCGGTCGTTGCTCGTGTCTAATCTGATGGCGTGTCTCGGTGCGGTCACCTTCGGCGTCGTGATCTACGTCGTCGAATCGGGACAGTTCGAATAGGAAAAGCCGTCTCGCTGGCCGCTATCCACACGTTTTAGCCGCGGTCGGATCAACCCCCGATAGTGCGCTGGGAGTACCGCAACACCGTCTTGGCCCTGTGTACGGCGGCGTTCTTCGCGACGATGGTCGCCCGCCTCGTCATCAGCCCCGTCGTCCCGCTGATCGTCGAGGAGTTCGGAACCTCCTCGGGAACCATCGGGCTGGCGCTATCGGGGATGTGGGCGGCCTACGCCCTCTCGCAGTTCCCCTCCGGCATCCTCGCGGACCGCTACGGCGAGCGGCGGGTGATCCTCACCGCCGTTTTCGTGACCGCCGCCGCGAGCGCCGCACTGGCGCTGTCGCCTTCGATGGCCGCCTTCGGCCTCTTCGCCGTCCTCCTCGGTGCGGGCGCGGGACTCCACTACGTGGTCGCGACGACGCTTCTGACCCGCATCTTCTCGAACACGGGCCGGGCGATCGGGCTCCACGTCACCGGCAGCCCGATCGCGGGCCTCTCGGCACCCGTGTTGGCGGCGGCGGTCGGTGCGCGCTACGGGTGGCGGGTCGCGCTCGTGTTGGGGACCGTCGCGGCGGTCCCCGTCGGGTTGGTGTTCGCCTGGCGGGTCCGCGAGACCGAGCCACAACACCCCGAGCGCCCGCTGCGCGAACAGTTCGAACCCCGGACGCTTGTCGAACTGCTCTCACGACCCGCGATCGCCTATACCACCGTTCTCGCGGTGATCGCGGCCTTTACGTGGCAGGCGACTGCCTCGTTTCTCCCCACCTTCCTGATCGCGCGCCACGGCTACTCGACGGCATTGGCCGGACTTCTCTTCTCGCTGTACTTCGTCGCCCACGGGGTGTTCGCCCCCACGATCGGCTCGCTCTCGGATCGTTTCGGTCGGGACCCGACGCTGGCGGCGACGCTCGCGGTCGGGATCCTCGCCTACCCCCTGCTCGTCGTCGGCCCCTCGCTGTCGGTCGTCGTCGCTGGGGTCGTCCTCGCGGGAATCGCCATGAGCTGGAGCGCCCCCCTACAGGACCGCTACATCGTCCGGCTCTCGGAGGGCGAGACGAACCGGGGGTTCGGACTCGTCCGGACCGTTTACATGCTGCTGGGGGCGCTCGGAAGCGTCGTTACCGGGACGCTCGCGGATCTGGCGGGCTGGGGCGTCGCTTACGGCGCGCTCGGGGTGCTGTTGGCGCTCGCGGTCGGGAGCCTCGCGGTCGTCCGGCTCCGGGGGCTCGCGCTCTGAAGCACTGAAAGGAAAAACTTCCCGAATCCACTGGGGTGGGGAGGGGGGGGATCAGCAGGACCGGGAAGTAATACATACTCCACACCTCTGAATAAAAACTCTTTCGGTTACAGCAGGTCGCCTACTC
The DNA window shown above is from Halalkalicoccus jeotgali B3 and carries:
- a CDS encoding proteasome assembly chaperone family protein, which codes for MARIDVREESISLDEPFLVEGLPGVGLVGKIAVDHLIEQFSMTHYANVHCEGLPRIGVYHEDDDELKAPVRLYADPERDLLALQSEVPVSGSGAPEFAACVSGWFEERAVTPIYLSGFPTEKDGSPEVYGVATGEASTHLDRAGIVPPRETGFISGPTGALLNRAVETDSDSVGLVVETDPQFPDPEAARALIQGGIGPITEIEAEVDQLVEQAEQIREQREQLAERMRQAGEDESTQAKPLGMYQ
- a CDS encoding DoxX family protein, translated to MATNQLEHTVAGITLGGRLHGASVWVVLALRVIAGIAFVQNGLGKVLGGFDAQGYLLGAGASPISGFLAWIAATPPALEAVNVLVAWGELFIGLGLLVGFLTRLAAFSGVFMMVLFYLGNWSIATEGTLVTEPLLYLLVFLALAAFGAGRILGVDRIVENYEVGDQTLIERHPHLGTFLG
- a CDS encoding RsmB/NOP family class I SAM-dependent RNA methyltransferase, giving the protein MEVLSRYEPLVDDFEAFLAACERSLPSVVRVNTIKAGVERTKRALEAEDVGYRDRDWNPTVLELDTNKPGNTWPYFHGWIHGQEEVSSLPATVLSPDPGERVLDACAAPGGKTAQIAALMDDTGLVVANDNNLGRLSALRFNAERLGLTNVAVTRQDARNFSLKPVGLDAFDRVLVDAPCSCEGIIRKRPDTLDEWSLSHVEGVSGVQKGILKRAIQATREGGVVVYSTCTFAPEENEAVLDHALEEEDCRVVEFETPLDSRPGVTEWQGERYHESVAKARRYYPHHNDTGGFFCAKLEVTG
- a CDS encoding DUF7122 family protein; amino-acid sequence: MSNSGQRFDRLPETDEERDLDGRATREEVVEWWDERFGIGSEKFAEHTFWEKGAGKIWIFHDEVPSPTEIEGLGMKFLRTRQEHWKPTTNAVQRFGRGATRNVIDLDPEQAMAFVRGEDQEIEWDGDWGYLIAAHEIAGEREPLGVGLYLHGELRSVVPKGRRRED
- a CDS encoding MFS transporter, encoding MRWEYRNTVLALCTAAFFATMVARLVISPVVPLIVEEFGTSSGTIGLALSGMWAAYALSQFPSGILADRYGERRVILTAVFVTAAASAALALSPSMAAFGLFAVLLGAGAGLHYVVATTLLTRIFSNTGRAIGLHVTGSPIAGLSAPVLAAAVGARYGWRVALVLGTVAAVPVGLVFAWRVRETEPQHPERPLREQFEPRTLVELLSRPAIAYTTVLAVIAAFTWQATASFLPTFLIARHGYSTALAGLLFSLYFVAHGVFAPTIGSLSDRFGRDPTLAATLAVGILAYPLLVVGPSLSVVVAGVVLAGIAMSWSAPLQDRYIVRLSEGETNRGFGLVRTVYMLLGALGSVVTGTLADLAGWGVAYGALGVLLALAVGSLAVVRLRGLAL